A single genomic interval of Halobacillus halophilus DSM 2266 harbors:
- a CDS encoding transglycosylase domain-containing protein, whose product MKQYDYLKPIQRAARRVRWAGIILAILVMAGVLGYITILFGGRLVVSEEDLVLDEKTFVETKDGEVIEEIYTKNREIIDLSDVPDHVQQAFVAIEDSRFYEHSGIDFKSIVRAVYKDIIAMAKVEGASTITQQLAKNISLSNDKTWMRKTKEVMAAIYLERNFTKDEILELYLNRIYFGEGVYGIEAAAEHYFQSPASELTVAEGALLAGMPKAPNSYSPFDNPEEAKERRNLVLSRMNDTGSISAADMKSYQGATLGAEEDESESETWTNSYVDLVIAEAAEKYDISRDELKRGGYRVIVEMDPVAQRIAAENVKNGEFVPGTNGEVQGALTLMDHETGALRAVVGGRDFKHGDINRVLTAHQPASAIKPLAVYGPALMTEEYTPYTVLPDEKQEFADNYTPENYDGEYDGSVSLYQALSESKNVAAVWLLDQMGIDYVKGYLKELGLETKDKGLAIALGALSEGYTPLQMAEAYRSFAQNGKVTDSYTITQIKDRSGVVIHKHQSGEETEVFSPQTAWYMTEMLQSAVSEGTASAGDYRKALAGKTGTQQHLDGDNKDVWFAGYTPEYVGTLWMGYDQAGENFRLEGGSSYPTRLMKDILSQIDEKKNLKKSFARPEGVEDLPEPIEMPDIEDASGSLSLSGLARFRGTINWTPADDDRLVYRIYREEEGEDVKVGEVTGKGEFKVNAFGIFDQTTYYIVPFDPLTGREGEPSNKVTLNWDL is encoded by the coding sequence TTGAAACAATATGATTATCTTAAGCCAATCCAGCGTGCGGCAAGACGTGTGCGATGGGCTGGCATAATCCTCGCTATCCTGGTCATGGCCGGTGTGTTAGGTTATATAACCATCTTGTTTGGAGGACGTTTAGTCGTTAGTGAAGAAGATCTGGTATTAGACGAAAAAACGTTTGTCGAAACAAAAGATGGAGAGGTCATTGAAGAGATTTACACGAAAAACAGGGAAATTATCGATCTATCCGATGTACCTGACCACGTGCAGCAAGCGTTTGTGGCGATTGAAGACAGTCGCTTCTACGAACATTCCGGAATTGATTTTAAATCGATTGTCCGGGCCGTCTATAAAGACATCATCGCTATGGCGAAGGTCGAAGGAGCCAGTACCATTACACAACAGCTGGCCAAAAATATATCTTTATCCAATGATAAGACGTGGATGAGAAAGACGAAAGAAGTTATGGCCGCTATTTATCTGGAGCGGAATTTTACAAAAGATGAAATTTTGGAACTTTACCTAAATCGGATCTATTTTGGAGAAGGTGTTTATGGAATTGAGGCCGCTGCCGAGCATTATTTTCAAAGTCCAGCTTCAGAACTTACAGTAGCTGAAGGCGCGCTGCTTGCTGGTATGCCGAAAGCTCCGAATTCTTATTCCCCTTTTGACAATCCGGAAGAAGCGAAAGAACGGCGCAACCTTGTTCTTTCGCGGATGAACGACACAGGAAGTATATCGGCTGCCGATATGAAGAGCTATCAGGGTGCGACTCTGGGAGCCGAAGAAGATGAATCTGAAAGCGAAACGTGGACGAATAGTTACGTTGATTTAGTAATCGCAGAAGCGGCAGAGAAATATGACATTTCCAGGGACGAGCTAAAACGCGGAGGTTACCGGGTGATTGTGGAAATGGATCCTGTCGCCCAGCGGATTGCCGCTGAGAATGTAAAAAACGGGGAATTTGTTCCCGGTACGAACGGGGAAGTTCAAGGGGCTTTAACGTTGATGGATCATGAAACAGGAGCCTTGCGCGCGGTGGTCGGCGGCAGAGATTTTAAACACGGTGATATCAACCGCGTATTAACCGCGCATCAGCCGGCGTCTGCCATCAAGCCTCTAGCCGTTTATGGACCAGCCCTTATGACTGAAGAGTACACCCCCTACACGGTTCTTCCTGATGAAAAACAGGAATTTGCGGATAATTATACTCCGGAAAATTACGACGGGGAGTATGATGGATCGGTTTCCCTTTATCAGGCGCTGAGTGAATCCAAAAACGTGGCCGCCGTATGGCTGTTGGATCAAATGGGTATTGATTATGTAAAAGGCTATTTAAAAGAGCTTGGACTTGAAACGAAAGATAAGGGTCTGGCGATTGCTCTCGGTGCGCTTTCAGAAGGATATACCCCTTTACAAATGGCGGAAGCCTATCGCAGTTTTGCTCAAAACGGAAAGGTCACAGACAGTTATACGATCACTCAAATCAAAGATCGATCCGGTGTAGTCATTCATAAGCACCAAAGCGGAGAAGAAACGGAGGTATTCAGCCCACAGACAGCCTGGTACATGACGGAAATGCTGCAAAGCGCAGTGAGCGAGGGCACGGCTAGCGCCGGTGATTATCGAAAGGCACTGGCAGGAAAAACAGGAACCCAGCAGCACTTGGACGGTGATAATAAGGATGTATGGTTTGCCGGATATACCCCGGAGTATGTCGGGACATTGTGGATGGGCTATGACCAAGCCGGGGAGAATTTCCGCTTAGAAGGCGGGAGCAGCTATCCTACCAGACTGATGAAGGACATATTATCGCAAATCGATGAGAAAAAGAACTTAAAGAAAAGCTTTGCACGTCCTGAGGGAGTAGAAGACTTGCCGGAACCGATTGAAATGCCTGATATCGAGGACGCATCAGGATCTTTAAGCTTATCTGGACTTGCGAGGTTCCGCGGAACCATCAACTGGACACCTGCGGACGACGATCGTCTCGTTTACCGTATTTACAGAGAAGAAGAAGGAGAAGATGTAAAAGTGGGGGAAGTAACTGGAAAAGGCGAGTTTAAAGTCAATGCCTTTGGAATATTTGATCAGACCACGTATTACATCGTTCCTTTTGATCCGTTGACTGGAAGAGAAGGAGAACCGTCCAATAAAGTAACCCTGAATTGGGACCTGTGA
- the hemH gene encoding ferrochelatase, whose amino-acid sequence MGKKQMGLLVMAYGTPYKEEDLERYYTHIRRGRKPTDEMLQDLRDRYDAIGGISPLARITDSQAEALQNDLNENQDEIEFKLYIGLKHIEPFVEDAVQQMKEDGIEEAVSIVLAPHYSTFSVKSYNGRAQEEAEKHGITIRSVESWYDAPGFIDFWKEKILAEYSKIAEEEKKNTCLIVSAHSLPMKILEGGDPYPDQLKKTAEMISEATGITQYEIGWQSEGNTPDPWIGPDVQDLTRDLYHDKGYTSFIYAPVGFVSDHLEVLYDNDYECKVVCDEVGADYYRPEMPNTNDKFIHTLAGVVLEKAEEQR is encoded by the coding sequence ATGGGTAAAAAACAAATGGGACTGCTAGTAATGGCTTATGGTACGCCATACAAAGAAGAAGATTTGGAGCGCTATTACACACACATCCGGCGCGGACGCAAGCCGACGGATGAAATGCTTCAGGATCTTAGAGACCGTTATGACGCCATTGGAGGCATTTCTCCTTTAGCAAGAATTACAGACAGCCAGGCGGAAGCTCTTCAAAATGACTTGAATGAAAATCAGGATGAAATTGAATTCAAACTATACATCGGGCTAAAACACATTGAACCTTTTGTAGAAGATGCAGTTCAACAGATGAAAGAAGACGGAATTGAAGAAGCTGTGTCCATTGTACTTGCTCCTCATTATTCCACCTTTAGTGTGAAGTCTTATAATGGACGAGCTCAAGAGGAAGCTGAGAAGCACGGCATCACCATCCGTTCCGTGGAAAGCTGGTATGATGCTCCAGGCTTCATCGACTTCTGGAAAGAAAAAATCCTCGCAGAATATTCGAAAATTGCAGAAGAAGAGAAGAAAAATACGTGCCTGATCGTATCGGCGCATAGTCTTCCAATGAAAATTCTAGAAGGCGGTGATCCTTATCCGGATCAACTGAAAAAAACCGCTGAGATGATTAGTGAAGCGACTGGAATTACTCAGTACGAAATCGGCTGGCAAAGTGAAGGTAATACACCGGATCCTTGGATTGGACCGGATGTGCAGGATCTGACCAGAGATCTGTATCATGATAAAGGGTACACGTCCTTTATTTATGCTCCCGTAGGCTTTGTATCCGATCACCTGGAAGTTCTTTATGATAATGATTACGAGTGTAAGGTAGTTTGTGATGAGGTAGGAGCGGATTACTACCGTCCAGAAATGCCTAACACTAACGATAAGTTTATTCATACGCTTGCTGGTGTCGTACTTGAAAAAGCTGAAGAGCAGCGATAA
- a CDS encoding antibiotic biosynthesis monooxygenase family protein — MKVSMTNGTLNYLAKLDKQHPDAHLLFMQDQDKTVAYYEGDNSIFEEGREYEIVDSVGSLQPKGYVVMNNIPVADEGRPVFEDRFKNRAGNVENMEGFQAIRILRPVKGNTYVVLTQWRNAQDFEDWKNSQSFEQAHKNSGPKHEKKPSFIDGEAYITKYQMLQLEE, encoded by the coding sequence ATGAAAGTTTCGATGACAAATGGCACTTTGAATTACTTAGCTAAATTAGACAAACAACACCCAGATGCTCACCTCTTATTTATGCAGGACCAGGATAAAACAGTGGCTTATTACGAAGGAGATAATTCAATTTTTGAAGAAGGACGCGAGTACGAAATTGTAGACTCCGTTGGCAGCCTTCAACCTAAGGGATACGTCGTTATGAATAATATTCCTGTAGCTGACGAAGGACGTCCTGTATTTGAGGACCGCTTCAAAAATCGTGCAGGGAATGTTGAGAATATGGAAGGCTTTCAAGCGATCCGAATTCTGAGACCTGTCAAAGGCAATACGTACGTGGTGCTGACTCAATGGCGCAATGCTCAGGACTTTGAAGATTGGAAGAACTCTCAATCCTTCGAACAAGCCCACAAAAATTCAGGACCAAAGCACGAGAAAAAACCTTCATTTATTGA
- the hemE gene encoding uroporphyrinogen decarboxylase — MNKIENDTILRAFQGEKTEHTPVWFMRQAGRSQPEYRKLKEKYSLFEITHEPELCAYVTRLPVEQYGVDAAILYKDIMSPLPALGVDVEIKKGIGPVIHNPIRSKADVENLGTIDPESDVPYVLDTIRLLTQEQLTVPLIGFSGAPFTLASYMVEGGPSKNYNKTKSLMYSEPMTWFALMDKLADMVITYVRAQVKAGAKAIQIFDSWVGALNVEDYRTYIKPVMERIFSELRSEGVPLILFGVGARHLALEWNDLPVDVMGLDWRMSITEARSNGITKPLQGNLDPSLLLADWDVIEERTKRIIDEGREHPAHIFNLGHGVTPDIKPETLKRLTNLVHEYSKSK; from the coding sequence ATGAATAAAATTGAAAACGATACGATCTTAAGAGCTTTTCAGGGAGAAAAGACGGAGCATACACCGGTTTGGTTTATGCGTCAGGCGGGCAGATCCCAGCCTGAATATCGTAAATTAAAAGAGAAATATTCGTTGTTTGAAATTACACACGAGCCGGAACTTTGCGCTTATGTAACCCGCCTTCCCGTGGAACAGTACGGAGTCGATGCCGCCATTCTTTATAAAGATATTATGTCCCCCCTTCCTGCACTGGGCGTGGACGTGGAGATTAAGAAAGGCATCGGGCCGGTGATTCACAATCCAATCCGCTCCAAAGCCGATGTGGAAAATCTGGGAACCATCGATCCTGAATCCGATGTTCCTTACGTTCTGGATACGATCAGACTTCTCACACAAGAGCAGCTGACGGTTCCTTTAATTGGCTTCAGCGGTGCACCGTTTACACTGGCGAGTTATATGGTGGAAGGTGGTCCTTCCAAGAACTATAATAAGACCAAATCCTTAATGTACAGCGAACCCATGACTTGGTTTGCTTTAATGGACAAACTGGCTGATATGGTGATCACCTATGTCCGTGCTCAAGTGAAAGCAGGGGCAAAAGCTATTCAGATCTTTGATTCATGGGTCGGTGCTTTAAATGTAGAGGACTACCGAACGTATATTAAACCAGTTATGGAAAGAATCTTCAGCGAATTACGTTCCGAGGGTGTACCGCTTATCTTATTCGGTGTAGGTGCCCGCCATCTGGCTCTTGAGTGGAATGACCTTCCAGTAGATGTGATGGGACTTGATTGGAGAATGTCCATTACCGAAGCAAGAAGTAATGGCATTACGAAACCATTACAGGGAAATCTGGATCCATCTCTATTGCTGGCCGATTGGGACGTGATTGAAGAGCGGACGAAGCGTATTATAGATGAAGGGCGCGAGCATCCGGCTCACATATTTAATCTCGGACACGGCGTCACACCTGATATCAAACCGGAAACATTGAAACGATTGACCAATCTGGTACATGAGTATTCAAAATCTAAGTAA
- the hemY gene encoding protoporphyrinogen oxidase produces the protein MTEQKRVLVVGGGISGLTAAYYLQKEQKQKNLPLDVQLIEASDQLGGKIKTEKRDGFTIERGPDSFLARKESAARLAEEVGLGDQLVPNGTGQSYILVNGKLHKMPSGSFMGIPTRIRPFLFSGLFTPAGKLRASLDLIKPKKQVEGDQGLGLFFRRRLGSQVVENLIEPLLSGIYAGDIDKLSLEATFPDFYRLEQEYGSLIKGLRKTRSISKPKKGEKKPSMFRTLEHGLESLVDAVEDKLDPGSVRKNTKVDHIERKPQGYHVLLSDGTVEEADAVILAVPHFQAQRMLSQFDFMDPFKEVNATSVANVAMAFDESAIKKDIDGTGFVVSRNSSFRITACTWTHKKWPHSTPAGKVMLRCYVGKPDDQDVVNLPDEDIVEIALNDLNKTMNITDKPDFSIVTRWYDAMPQYQVGHKDRLAEITEQLDQHLPGVCLAGGSYRGIGLPDCIDQGEAAVEKVLSSIKDNRI, from the coding sequence ATGACAGAGCAAAAACGAGTACTTGTTGTTGGCGGAGGCATTTCAGGTTTAACAGCGGCTTATTATCTGCAAAAAGAACAAAAGCAGAAAAACTTACCTCTTGATGTTCAATTGATCGAAGCAAGTGATCAATTAGGAGGAAAAATTAAAACAGAAAAGAGAGATGGTTTTACGATTGAACGAGGACCTGATTCTTTTCTTGCCCGTAAAGAAAGTGCTGCAAGACTGGCTGAAGAAGTCGGTCTTGGCGATCAGCTTGTGCCAAATGGCACGGGGCAGTCTTACATTCTGGTCAATGGTAAACTTCATAAAATGCCAAGTGGTTCTTTTATGGGAATCCCGACCCGTATTCGGCCCTTCTTATTTTCCGGTCTTTTTACCCCTGCGGGAAAATTAAGAGCGTCCTTAGATTTAATAAAGCCTAAGAAACAGGTGGAAGGCGATCAGGGATTAGGTCTCTTTTTCCGCAGGCGACTTGGCAGTCAAGTGGTGGAGAATTTAATTGAACCCCTTCTTTCCGGCATTTATGCAGGAGACATTGATAAGCTGAGTCTTGAAGCAACCTTCCCTGATTTTTACCGTTTAGAGCAGGAATATGGAAGCTTAATTAAAGGGTTACGCAAAACGCGTTCCATCAGTAAACCCAAAAAAGGGGAAAAGAAACCAAGCATGTTCCGTACACTCGAACATGGCCTTGAATCCCTGGTAGATGCTGTGGAAGATAAACTTGACCCCGGCTCTGTTAGAAAGAATACAAAAGTCGATCATATCGAGAGAAAGCCTCAAGGCTATCATGTACTGTTAAGTGATGGAACTGTAGAAGAAGCGGATGCTGTCATACTGGCTGTTCCTCACTTTCAGGCACAGCGTATGCTTTCTCAATTTGATTTTATGGATCCTTTTAAAGAAGTAAATGCGACTTCTGTAGCCAATGTTGCGATGGCTTTTGACGAGTCAGCAATCAAAAAAGATATCGACGGTACAGGCTTTGTAGTATCACGGAACAGCAGCTTCAGAATTACGGCTTGCACGTGGACGCATAAAAAATGGCCTCACTCGACCCCGGCCGGGAAAGTCATGCTTCGTTGCTACGTAGGGAAACCAGATGACCAGGACGTGGTGAACCTGCCGGATGAGGACATCGTTGAGATTGCCTTGAACGATTTAAATAAAACGATGAATATTACGGATAAGCCCGACTTTTCCATTGTGACCCGCTGGTATGATGCTATGCCTCAATATCAAGTTGGCCACAAAGACCGTTTAGCAGAAATCACTGAACAATTGGATC